One window of the Acaryochloris sp. CCMEE 5410 genome contains the following:
- a CDS encoding AAA-like domain-containing protein: MRSHNVAEPDYRYQVGGSLPASAPSYVTRSSDLTFYDHLQNGEFCYVLNSRQMGKSSLRVQTMHKLREEGVVCAAIDLTGFGTQGITPEKWYGGLIKALVSDCQLDLNWRAWWKQQDPATPVQRLHTFIEQVLLPTISQNIVVFIDEIDLILSQNVSADDFLALIRFFYNQRVDQPAYRRLTFALLGVATPSALMQDHERTPFNIGKAIYLEGFQLQEALPLAQGFRGKVQDPEDVLHDILEWTGGQPFLTQKLCQLMEVSLRGDPEITVEQVVHTQILENWESHDEPVHLRTICDRILLNDHKSVQLLGLYQKVCTSTVTTKSSPEQIELRLSGLVKDQEGTLKVYNRIYGQIFNQQWIETTLQELRPYAAAFNEWEQSNAQADKLLKGKALKQALNWAVGKSLSDQDYDFIRLSQVKAEREKLQRNIFLRNLLTAVGLGGLLIGGLFWGSDRWLADQNQQTLTTITTLHKQVAQAKRNQNQTEALALAIQAGQKLRDLVQGEPIASYPTTTPLLDLQQILKDQERPDSKQNKENRWNLQILKEEAIWDLDISPDGKTIAVSGWGNSVRLLQNSRQQRLVHPDSEMVISTDFNPQTDQVATASLNGTVRLWSATGQALQHWNTKQDAVWSTRFSPHGQYLATAGWDGTVRLWDLDGTQRFQTSQKHQGPVKDIRFSPDGKWLASAGEDGVIQLWKLCLEATCLKSDDPQSLDLQKAWNGHSGWIWSLDISPDSKVLVSAGEDGIVRFWDLDNPNAPPQRWRYGQGRITQIRFSPDGQWLALSGWDGTVQIRDRNGRIFSQWQSRRPVTSLSFTPDQQILLVGTVMGEVYQWPIKSLDQLLKEGCQTLKGLNNTKTNKVCS, encoded by the coding sequence ATGCGATCGCATAATGTAGCGGAACCAGACTATCGGTATCAGGTAGGAGGCAGTCTGCCCGCATCGGCTCCCAGTTATGTCACCCGAAGCAGCGATCTGACCTTCTATGACCATCTGCAAAACGGTGAGTTCTGCTATGTGCTTAATTCTCGCCAGATGGGTAAATCCAGTTTGCGGGTGCAGACCATGCACAAACTGCGGGAGGAGGGGGTTGTCTGTGCAGCTATTGACCTGACTGGGTTTGGCACCCAGGGCATCACCCCAGAAAAATGGTACGGCGGTCTAATCAAAGCCCTGGTCAGTGACTGCCAACTCGACCTTAACTGGCGAGCCTGGTGGAAGCAGCAGGACCCGGCGACTCCGGTACAGCGGTTGCATACCTTTATCGAACAGGTTTTACTGCCAACAATTTCGCAAAACATCGTTGTTTTTATCGATGAAATCGATCTGATTCTCAGCCAAAACGTATCCGCTGATGACTTTCTGGCTCTGATTCGGTTCTTCTACAATCAGCGGGTGGATCAGCCCGCCTATCGCCGTCTTACCTTTGCTCTATTGGGTGTAGCCACTCCCTCTGCACTCATGCAGGACCATGAGCGCACTCCCTTTAATATTGGCAAAGCCATCTATTTAGAAGGGTTTCAGCTACAGGAAGCTCTGCCCCTGGCTCAGGGCTTTCGCGGTAAGGTGCAAGACCCAGAAGATGTGCTCCATGACATTCTAGAGTGGACGGGGGGACAGCCGTTCTTGACCCAAAAGCTCTGCCAACTGATGGAAGTATCCCTGCGGGGCGATCCAGAGATCACCGTAGAGCAGGTGGTTCACACCCAGATTCTGGAGAATTGGGAGTCCCATGATGAGCCTGTTCATTTGAGAACGATTTGCGATCGTATCCTCTTAAACGACCACAAATCGGTCCAACTTTTGGGGCTTTACCAGAAGGTTTGCACTAGCACCGTCACCACGAAAAGCAGCCCTGAACAAATTGAGCTGCGCCTATCGGGCCTGGTGAAAGATCAAGAGGGCACCCTCAAGGTCTATAACCGCATCTATGGTCAGATCTTTAACCAACAGTGGATTGAGACAACCCTGCAAGAACTCCGGCCCTACGCCGCTGCGTTTAATGAATGGGAACAGTCCAACGCCCAGGCGGACAAGCTCCTAAAAGGAAAAGCGCTAAAACAAGCCCTGAACTGGGCCGTGGGCAAAAGCCTCAGCGATCAGGACTATGACTTTATTCGCCTTAGCCAGGTCAAAGCCGAGCGAGAAAAACTCCAGCGCAATATTTTTCTGCGAAACTTGCTAACGGCTGTGGGTTTGGGCGGTTTACTGATTGGCGGTCTTTTCTGGGGCAGCGATCGCTGGCTGGCGGATCAAAACCAGCAGACCCTAACCACGATAACAACCCTGCATAAACAAGTGGCTCAGGCAAAGCGCAATCAAAATCAAACGGAGGCTCTTGCTCTGGCTATTCAAGCGGGGCAGAAACTCCGCGACTTAGTGCAGGGGGAGCCAATTGCTAGCTATCCCACGACCACTCCCTTACTGGATCTGCAGCAGATTCTCAAGGATCAAGAACGGCCAGACTCTAAGCAGAACAAAGAGAATCGTTGGAATCTACAGATCCTCAAAGAAGAGGCAATCTGGGATTTAGATATCAGCCCGGATGGCAAAACCATTGCTGTCTCCGGTTGGGGCAATTCGGTCCGGCTGTTACAGAACAGTCGTCAACAGCGCCTTGTCCATCCCGACTCAGAGATGGTGATCAGCACAGACTTTAACCCTCAAACGGATCAGGTCGCCACTGCTTCCCTCAACGGCACTGTTCGCCTCTGGTCCGCCACTGGACAGGCCCTCCAGCATTGGAACACTAAACAAGATGCCGTTTGGAGTACTCGCTTTAGTCCCCACGGACAGTACCTGGCCACAGCAGGTTGGGATGGCACGGTTCGTCTCTGGGATTTAGACGGAACGCAGCGCTTTCAGACTTCGCAAAAACACCAAGGCCCCGTTAAGGATATTCGCTTTAGCCCCGATGGTAAATGGCTGGCCTCCGCTGGAGAAGACGGCGTGATTCAACTTTGGAAACTATGCTTAGAGGCCACCTGTCTTAAATCGGATGACCCTCAATCTCTGGATCTCCAAAAAGCATGGAATGGACATAGCGGCTGGATTTGGAGTCTAGATATCAGTCCTGATAGCAAGGTTTTGGTTTCTGCGGGTGAAGATGGCATTGTTCGCTTTTGGGATCTCGATAACCCCAATGCCCCTCCTCAACGATGGCGATACGGGCAAGGTCGTATCACTCAAATTCGCTTTAGCCCTGATGGCCAGTGGCTAGCGCTTAGCGGTTGGGATGGCACGGTACAGATTCGCGATCGCAACGGCAGAATTTTTTCCCAATGGCAAAGCCGCCGCCCAGTCACGAGCCTTAGCTTTACCCCTGATCAACAAATACTCTTGGTCGGAACTGTGATGGGAGAAGTCTATCAATGGCCCATTAAATCCCTCGATCAACTCCTCAAGGAAGGATGCCAAACCCTCAAAGGCTTGAACAACACTAAGACTAACAAAGTATGTTCCTAG
- a CDS encoding AAA-like domain-containing protein, with product MIQPEQLINAATEAIFKCDNEYLRTIEVDVLDACLAGLTYEEMAEKLDYSNRYIAGDIAPTLWAKLTRALDEKVSKSNLRVALERLHQRQPSPEKQTAYRPYPEGPVPLNSSFYINRSEVERHCCQIITHPGTLIRIKAAKGMGKTSLVNRILKTAEAHPLQTLYLDFQWASQASINDLERFLRWFCFQMGRQLGLDNQLDDYWDTELLTSIDNCSQYFEDYLLPNLEAPLVLALDSVEQIFPYPEVAGDVLRMLRSWHEKSKSSAIWEKVRLVITHATEDYVSLDINHSPLTNVGEPITLNPFEIEQVQALGARYDLQWQPSELENLQGRVGGHPYLIHLALYKGAVERKTFQEILKTSDQETGIYFNHLLRLREELIQSQDLTAAYRAIANSPQGIELNSLQIYHLQSLGLVKLKGNLVLPSCSLYQQYFQRELSRDAIA from the coding sequence GTGATACAGCCTGAACAGCTGATCAACGCTGCAACCGAGGCCATTTTTAAGTGCGACAACGAATACCTGAGAACCATCGAAGTCGATGTCCTAGACGCCTGTCTCGCAGGTCTCACCTACGAAGAAATGGCCGAAAAGCTCGACTACTCCAATCGCTATATTGCCGGTGATATTGCCCCCACCCTGTGGGCGAAACTGACACGGGCTTTAGACGAAAAAGTGAGTAAGTCCAATTTGCGAGTTGCCCTGGAACGTCTGCATCAACGCCAACCATCACCGGAAAAACAAACCGCCTATCGCCCCTATCCAGAAGGACCCGTCCCTTTAAATTCTTCCTTTTATATCAACCGATCTGAAGTAGAACGTCACTGCTGCCAAATCATCACCCACCCAGGGACTTTAATCCGCATTAAGGCGGCCAAAGGCATGGGCAAAACCTCCTTAGTCAATCGGATTCTGAAAACGGCGGAGGCCCATCCCCTCCAGACCCTGTACCTGGATTTTCAGTGGGCGAGTCAAGCCTCCATCAATGACTTAGAACGCTTTCTGCGTTGGTTCTGTTTCCAGATGGGGCGCCAACTTGGGCTAGACAATCAGCTGGATGACTATTGGGATACGGAGCTACTCACTAGTATTGATAACTGCAGCCAGTATTTTGAAGACTATCTGCTCCCCAATCTAGAAGCGCCCCTTGTATTGGCCCTCGATAGCGTAGAGCAAATTTTCCCTTACCCCGAAGTGGCGGGGGATGTCTTGAGGATGCTGAGGAGCTGGCATGAAAAGTCCAAAAGTTCAGCTATCTGGGAAAAAGTGCGGCTGGTAATCACCCACGCTACGGAAGACTATGTGTCTCTCGATATCAACCATTCCCCCCTGACGAATGTAGGGGAACCCATTACCCTAAACCCCTTTGAGATCGAACAAGTTCAAGCCTTAGGGGCGCGGTATGACCTGCAGTGGCAGCCATCAGAATTGGAAAATTTACAGGGAAGAGTAGGTGGGCATCCCTATCTGATTCATTTAGCCCTCTATAAAGGGGCCGTTGAACGCAAGACTTTTCAGGAGATTCTCAAAACCTCAGACCAAGAAACGGGCATTTACTTTAATCACCTGCTCCGGTTGAGGGAAGAACTGATCCAATCCCAGGATTTAACGGCTGCGTATCGTGCGATCGCAAATTCACCCCAAGGTATTGAACTCAACTCCCTCCAGATTTATCACCTGCAAAGTCTAGGCTTAGTCAAGCTCAAAGGCAATCTGGTACTGCCCTCCTGCAGTCTTTATCAGCAGTACTTCCAGCGAGAGTTAAGCCGTGATGCGATCGCATAA